Genomic DNA from Pseudomonas sp. CCC3.1:
TTTTGGTGCAGACAAAATGAACGTTGCCACGTTGGGTAATGTGGTCAGTCAGTTGCACATGCATGTGATTGTTCGTTATCAGGCTGATGTCGCATGGCCCGGCCCGGTCTGGGGCAAGCACCCTGCCAAGCCTTACAGTCAGGCTGAGGTGCACGTTATTCGGGACAAGCTTAAATCTGTTCTGGGTGCTGGGTTCACTTTTGGGGAGGGCGAGCTGTGACGCTCGAAGCGCGGGTAATGGATCTGGAGAGCCGTTTGGCTTTTCAGGATGACACCATTCAGGCACTGAATGATGTGCTGGTCTCACAGCAGAACGCAGTGGACCGACTGCAATTGCAGATGGCGGCCTTGCTCAAGCGCCAGGATGAAATGGGCGGCCAGTTTGAGTCATTTGAAGAGCAAACTCCACCGCCGCACTACTGAATCTTTTTGGCAGGCCATAAAAAAACCGCGATGCAGTCAGGCTGCTCGCGGTTTTTTTTCAGGCTGAAATTAGCGGCGCGGGAGCGCTGCGATCACATCTTCAGCTTGAAGGCCTTTGTCGCGGTTCATCACCGAGAACTCAACACGTTGCCCTTCCACCAGCACGCGGTGGCCTTCGCCACGGATGGCGCGAAAATGGACAAAAATATCATCGCCGGAATCTCGGGAGATAAAGCCGAACCCCTTGGAGGTGTTAAACCACTTTACGGTGCCTGTATCGCGGTTGGTCATGTCGTAGCTTTGTGAAGCCGACGAAGAAGGTGATGATTTGTAGAAGCTGACAACCAGATGCAGCAATACGGCAATGACAGCAGGCACCAGGCTGATCAGGATCGCTGGTTGGTCGCCGATTGGCAGCAGCAAGCCAAACAGAGTGAGCGTTTGTAGAACAACAGAAAGCACCAGCAGGGCGCTTACCAGGTTTTGCAGTTGATGACGTGGACCTTTATTCCAGAATGGAATGACAGGAGCCAGTGTCAGGTTGAGCAGGCCAAGAAAAGCCAGGTAAAGAGCATCAGCGTGAAGCAGGTAAGGTACAGCGTCAGATTGCAGGCTGGGAATGAAGGACAGCAGCAAAGCAGCTGCGCCCGTTAGTAGGTGAACGATTTTCAACATTTCAATTAACTCACGTTAAGACGGATCGCAAGGAAGAGCTGATTGCGCACGGTTCGCTTCTGAAAAAATGGAGGCGCTGGACACGTGCGAGGTATCAGCCTATGCACCGTCGCCAGAGGCTTGGCGAAGGCGGCACGCTGCCTATTTAACAGCAAAGCATGGGCCTTCTCAAATTAAGTGCTTTGAGGTACCTGTTGCTGTGATTGCCAGAGGCGGTCCAAATAATGCGTGTTTTTTATGAAATCCTTGTCCTAGAGCCTTGTAGGCTGTTTCTCAAGGCTGAGAAGCGTGCAGTTGATGACGCTTGTTATCGTGCTCTGAGTGCAATCTTGACCGTTGGTCGTATTTTATTGTTTGGCGCGCAACGCTGTTCGAATGACTGGGTGTATGGCTGAGTGATGCATGTATTGGTTTATTTTTTTGTTTGCTTGATTCGATTTTTAATTATGTAAATGTGGCGTGGCTTTGCTGTGGTTTTTTAAGGCTGTAAAAACAATGTGTCAATTTTCAGCGTTATATAAAAACTTTAAATGTGTCTTTCTCGTTGAAGGAAGAGGGGGGTGTCGGCGTGCCTTTATGTTGGCGGTGTTATGTCGTATTGGTCTGTGAGATGTTTCTTCGTGGCTTGATCGGTATTTTTTTTGCGCTCGGCGAGGTTTTCATTTTCAGGCGGTCGAGGCGCTGAGAGGCCGTGGCTTCTGGGCTTTGTACCGGGGGGTAAGTGCCCATATTCAGCTCTCGTACCGAGAGCACTCCTACAGCGTTGCGGGTGAAGTCTGCTGGATTAGAAGTTTTACATAATGTTTTATGGGGCGTGTTTTTTGGAAAAAGTATTAATTGATCTTAATGGCTCTGTAATAAGGGATTTTGAATATGGAACGATTGGCCCGGCAGGAAAGTATTGGGGGGCGACTCTTGCAAAGAGCCAGGATTGATCCTGTTGTTCTTGATTTTGGTATGGGGTTGGCGCAACCGTTGTCGAAGTCTGTCAGGTTAAATGGCTTTGCAACGTGTTTGCGGCTGGAAGAGGTGTATTGGGATGTGTTGTCTGATATTTCACAGGGCAATGACTGTTCAATTAATGCATTGCTGTCGTATATCGACAGAGAGATTCACTTGCGTCATGGCGGTGTGAAAAACTTCAGCGGCCTCATCCGGGTTGTCTGTGTGATGCACCTGCTGAAAGCCGAGCCGGCTTCTCGCAGCTTGGCCTCGAAGCAGTTATTGGTAGGGTAAGGCACCGATCGAGTTGTAGTCGGGCGTTCGCAGGCTTGCAATCTTTTGAGATTCAGGGCTCTTTGGGGTGTTATGGCTGCTCATGCGGCTGCAATGGCTCGATTTACCAGATATAATCTCGCGCTTTGCTGTGTGGCCCCTTAAGGGTTGCCGCTAACGGATTGTCGAGACGCGCCAATGCCCATGTACGATTACCAATGCGCTTCCTGTGGTCATCAACTGGAAGCCATTCAAAAGATCAGTGACTCGCCACTGGTTGATTGTCCTGCCTGTCAGGCACCTGAGCTGAAGAAAATGTTGTCCATGCCAGGCTTTCGCCTAA
This window encodes:
- a CDS encoding HIT domain-containing protein; amino-acid sequence: MFVLDTRLQEDTWLIGDFPLCRLLLSNDSNYPWFVLVPRCEGISELFQLSDEEQQLMWRETTELAQVLKALFGADKMNVATLGNVVSQLHMHVIVRYQADVAWPGPVWGKHPAKPYSQAEVHVIRDKLKSVLGAGFTFGEGEL
- a CDS encoding SlyX family protein, which gives rise to MTLEARVMDLESRLAFQDDTIQALNDVLVSQQNAVDRLQLQMAALLKRQDEMGGQFESFEEQTPPPHY
- a CDS encoding cold-shock protein, yielding MLKIVHLLTGAAALLLSFIPSLQSDAVPYLLHADALYLAFLGLLNLTLAPVIPFWNKGPRHQLQNLVSALLVLSVVLQTLTLFGLLLPIGDQPAILISLVPAVIAVLLHLVVSFYKSSPSSSASQSYDMTNRDTGTVKWFNTSKGFGFISRDSGDDIFVHFRAIRGEGHRVLVEGQRVEFSVMNRDKGLQAEDVIAALPRR
- a CDS encoding ribbon-helix-helix domain-containing protein, whose amino-acid sequence is MERLARQESIGGRLLQRARIDPVVLDFGMGLAQPLSKSVRLNGFATCLRLEEVYWDVLSDISQGNDCSINALLSYIDREIHLRHGGVKNFSGLIRVVCVMHLLKAEPASRSLASKQLLVG
- a CDS encoding FmdB family zinc ribbon protein produces the protein MPMYDYQCASCGHQLEAIQKISDSPLVDCPACQAPELKKMLSMPGFRLSGTGWYETDFKTGSKKNLAGGDKSD